The Methanocalculus alkaliphilus sequence GAAGAATAGACCGCGGATGGCAGGTATTTATATGGCAAGAGTGAGTCAGGTCGGCCGGATTCGGGTCTTAAATTTACATCAATATGGAAAAATTACCGTGATAATATGAAAAAAACAGCAGGCTTGAGGTTTTTAAAGAACCACCTCTCCAATCGTGTGTTTGGTTCTACCAAGCGTCCGACCTATGCGTATATTACCATTACCTCACGGTGCAATTCCCAATGCAGGTATTGTGATATGTGGAAAAATAAACCATATAACGAGCTGAATACTGACGAATGGAAAAGAATTATCGATGAATTAGTACAACTTGGTGTTGTGACCCTGACGTTTAGCGGCGGAGAGCCTTTTCTTCGCAAGGATTTGTTCGAACTTGCGTCGTATGCAAAATCGCGAGGATTAATCACGATGGTTGTTACAAACCTGAGTTTATTCAAAGAACGTGATATTGGGAAAATAGCTGAAAGTTTTGATTTTTTCGGAATTTCGATCGACAGTACACAGCCGGAGATTTATAAGGAAATCAGGGGTGTGGACTGGTTAGAACGAATTAAAGAAGATGTTCCCAAATTGATGACTGGCCTTGCTCTGTTAAAAGCTGAGGTGAACATTTGTGGAATGGTCACCATAACGAATAAAAATTCAGATGAAATGCATGACGTACTCCACATGATTTTTGATGATCTCGGAATGGATACCGTATCGTTTAATTTATTAGACCCAAGTGGAGGTGCAAATGCCAAAGAGCTGACACCAACCGCAGAACAAATAAATGATTGTAAACAGGTCATTTCTGATCATAAATCATCGTATCCAATCAGTAATTCCACGCGATTCCTCAGCCAGATAGGAAATTTTGATTACCGGTGTAATCCCTGGAAATGTATGCAGATAAATTCAATGGGTATTTTATTATCCCCCTGCCT is a genomic window containing:
- a CDS encoding radical SAM protein; amino-acid sequence: MKKTAGLRFLKNHLSNRVFGSTKRPTYAYITITSRCNSQCRYCDMWKNKPYNELNTDEWKRIIDELVQLGVVTLTFSGGEPFLRKDLFELASYAKSRGLITMVVTNLSLFKERDIGKIAESFDFFGISIDSTQPEIYKEIRGVDWLERIKEDVPKLMTGLALLKAEVNICGMVTITNKNSDEMHDVLHMIFDDLGMDTVSFNLLDPSGGANAKELTPTAEQINDCKQVISDHKSSYPISNSTRFLSQIGNFDYRCNPWKCMQINSMGILLSPCLFSSSRPDIFPDGKKTDLCKHKLSDVWRENQEIYSKYANCNLCNLGCVVESAWSTYDLNFVLNDSFRGTILPTMKRVNERNAGRR